The Enterobacter asburiae genomic sequence CATGCCCTCGCCCTGCGCGTAGGCGTGCGCCAGGTCGAACATGTTGAACCACATGCTGTGGATGCCTGCCAGGGTAATGAACTGGTATTTGTAGCCCATATCGGACAGCTGCTGCTGGAAGCTGGCGATCGTTTTGTCATCCAGCTTTTTCTGCCAGTTGAATGACGGCGAGCAGTTATAGGCCAGCAGCTTGCCCGGATACTTCGCGTGGATGGCGTCGGCAAAGCGTTTTGCCAGCGCCAGATCCGGCGTGGAGGTTTCACACCAGACCAGGTCCGCGTAAGGCGCGTACGCCAGGCCGCGGCTGATCGCCTGTTCAATGCCGGCATGGGTGCGGTAGAAACCTTCGCTGGTGCGCTCGCCGGTGATGAATTCGCTGTCGTACGGGTCGCAGTCAGAGGTGATCAGGTCCGCCGCGTCCGCATCGGTACGGGCAATGACCAGCGTTGGCACGCCGAGCACGTCAGCAGCCAGACGCGCGGCAACCAGCTTCTGAATCGCTTCCTGAGTCGGAACGAGCACCTTACCGCCCATGTGCCCGCATTTCTTCACTGACGCCAGCTGGTCTTCGAAGTGAACGGCCGCTGCACCGGCCTCAATCATCGATTTCATCAGTTCGAAGGCGTTCAGTACGCCGCCGAAGCCTGCTTCCGCATCCGCGACGATCGGCAGGAAGTAGTCCGTAAAGCGCGGATCGTTGGGTTCGATACCTGCGGCCCACTGGATCTGATCCGCACGGCGGAAGGTGTTGTTGATCCGATCCACCACCGACGGCACGGAGTTAGCCGGATAGAGCGACTGATCCGGGTACATGCTGGACGCCAGGTTTGCGTCCGCCGCAACCTGCCAGCCGGAGAGATAGATAGCTTCAATACCGGCCTTCGCCTGCTGCAGCGCCTGACCGCCGGTCAGCGCGCCGAGGCTGTTGATGTAGCCCTTTTTAGAGCCACCGTGCAGCAGCTTCCACATTTTCGCCGCACCGTTTTGCGCCAGCGTGCATTCCGGGTTGACCGAGCCGCGTAATTTCACCACTTCCTCCGCGCTGTAAGGACGGCGGATGCCTTCCCAGCGAGGCTGTGTCCACTCTTTCTTCAACTCTTCGATTTGTTGGGTACGGGTTTTCATGTGCAGATGCTCCATATTGTTATGTGGTGAGTTACGCCAGGAAGCGGTAGCCCGGCAGGGTCAGGAAGTCGATTAAGTCATCTGATGTGGTGATTTGCTCCATCAGACGCGCAGCGTCGTCAAAACGCCCGCTGCTGAAACGGTGTTCGCCCAGCTCGTCCTGGATCACCCGCATCTCTTCGGCCAGCATCTGGCGGAACAGAGATTTGGTCACGGGTTTGCCGTTGCTGAGCGTTTTTTGATGGTGGATCCACTGCCAGATGGAGGTACGTGAGATCTCCGCCGTCGCGGCATCTTCCATCAGGCCGTAGATAGGTACGCAGCCGTTGCCTGAGATCCACGCTTCGATGTACTGGACCGCGACGCGGATATTGGCACGCATGCCCTCTTCCGTACGCTCGCCCGCGCACGGTGCCAGCAGCTGTTCTTCAGCCGTTGGGGCATCGTCTTCGCGCGTGACAAACAGCTGGTTTTTGTTGTCGCCGAGAACGCGGTTAAAGACCTCCATCGCCGTATCGGCCAGGCCGGGATGGGCAATCCACGTGCCGTCGTGACCGTTACGGGCTTCAAGCTCTTTGTCGGCCTTCACCTTGTTGAGCACCTGATTGTTGCGCTCTGCGTCTTTGCTCGGGATAAATGCCGCCATGCCGCCCATCGCAAAGGCGCCGCGCTTGTGGCAGGTTTTGATCAGCAGGCGCGAGTAGGCGCTCAGGAACGGTTTATCCATGGTCACGACCTGGCGATCCGGCAGTACGCGGTCGGGATAGTTTTTCAGGGTTTTGATGTAGCTGAAAATATAGTCCCAGCGTCCGCAGTTCAGGCCGACAATGTGGTCGCGCAGGGCGTGCAGAATTTCATTCATCTGGAACACGGCTGGCAGCGTTTCAATCAGCAGCGTGGCTTTGATGGTGCCGCGCGGCAGGTTGAAACGATCTTCCGCATAGCTGAAGACCTCGCTCCACCAGGCCGCTTCCTGCCAGGCCTGCGTTTTTGGCAGATAGAAATAAGGGCCGCTGCCTTTTGCCAGCAGGTTCTTGTAGTTGTGGAAGAAATAGAGCGCGAAATCAAACAGGCTGCCCGGAATGGCTTCCCCACGCCAGGTGACATGTTTTTCAGGCAGGTGCAGGCCGCGTACGCGACAGATCAGCACCGCCGGGTTCGGTTTGAGCTGGTAAATTTTGCCGGCTTCGTTGGTATAGCTGATGGTGCCGTTCACGGCGTCGCGCAGGTTGATCTGCCCCTCGATGACTTTACGCCAGTCCGGCGCCAGTGAGTCTTCAAAATCGGCCATAAAGACTTTAACGTTGGCGTTCATGGCGTTGATCACCATTTTGCGCTCTACCGGACCGGTGATCTCAACGCGACGATCCTGTAAATCTTCAGGGATGCCGCGGATTTTCCACTCGCCACGGCGAATGGAAGCGGTTTCCGAAATGAAGCCAGGCAACTTGCCATCGTCAATTTCCTGCTGCTGATGAATGCGTGCCGCCAGCAGCTTATTACGCTGCGGCGTAAAGCGGGTTACCAGTTCAGTCAGAAACTCTACCGCTTCCGCCGTCAACACTTGCTGTTCTTGCTCGCCGTACGGCTTGGTAAAGACCAGTTCATCGACCGTCGTTGCCTGTTGAGTCATTACTCTGCTCCTCATCAAAGATCCAAAATCACGCCCCCGATGCGAACGAAAGATCGTTGGGTAGTTTTCGCTCAGCAGAATTAAGACTATCTATATTTTTTCTAAAATCAAAAACAATTTCCATTTTAATTATTAATTGTGATTAATTGATTGATTTCATTGAGATTAAAGTTGGATCGAACGGTGAGTGACATTTCGGAAATAAAAAAGGCACCCGAAGGTGCCTGATTTGAATAGCTGAAACGCTTTAGGATCGTTTAGTGCAGAAGATTACTCCAGCGTCGGATTCATGTGGCGCAGATCGTATGGCGTGATCTGGTAGACGTAATAGTTGAGCCAGTTAGTGAAAAGCAAATTCCCGTGGCTGCGCCAGGTTGCTCTCGGTTTGTTTTGCGGATCGTCTTTCGGGAAATAGTTGTACGGTACATCCGGATTAAGACCCGCTTCGACATCACGGAAATACTCTGACGCGAGGGTATGCGGATCGTACTCAGGATGCCCGGTCACAAAAGCAATGCGTTTATCCTTGCTGGCAAACAGGTAAGCATCCCCGTCTTCCGTTTCGGCCAGGATCTCCAGATCGGTGTAATCACGAATCAACTGGGCCGGGAAATCGGCGTAGCGCGAATGCGGGGCCAGGAAGGAATCATCGAAACCACGCGTCAGCAACGCATGTGGGTGAAGAATATGGTGTTCGTATACGCCGGAGAGCTTTTCAGTGCGGGTTTGCTTGGGGATGCCATAAAGAATATTCAGTGCGGCCTGTACCGCCCAACAGACAAACAATGTGGACGTAACGTGATCTTTTGCCCACTCTAGCACCTGTTTGATCTGCGGCCAGTAGGCGACATCGTTAAATTCAACCAGACCCAGCGGCGCGCCGGTTACGATCAGTCCGTCGAAGTTTTCCCCCTGAATATCATCGAAGTTACAGTAGAAGTTGTTCAGATGCTCAGAAGGCGTGTTACGTGACTCACGGGCATCGATTCGCAGCAGCTGAATATCAACCTGCAGAGGGGAGTTCGACAGAAGACGCAGGAACTGGTTTTCTGTTTCGATCTTTTTTGGCATCAGATTGAGAATAAGCACCTTCAGCGGGCGAATTTCCTGACCTGTCGCACGCGAAGCCGTCATGACGAAGACGTTTTCTTCACGCAAGAAATTGACGGCTGGTAGCTCGTCCTGCACCCGAATCGGCATAAATTTATATCCTCACAGCATACGTATAAACGTTTAGACATCCAGACAGCTAACGATACCCAGAAATGGTTTGAATGTCGAGTCTGCAAGCAGAAGGTGAGAAAGTTTCAAGGAAGGGGAAAGACAAAAGCAAAAAACCCCGCACCTTACGGTACGGGGTTCTTCTATTTGATGCCTGGCAGTTCCCTACTCTCACATGGGGAGACCCCACACTACCATCGGCGCTACGGCGTTTCACTTCTGAGTTCGGCATGGGGTCAGGTGGGACCACCGCGCTAAAGCCGCCAGGCAAATTCTGTTAAATCTGTATCAAAGCTGAAATTTGATTGTCTGTCTCTCGTCCGCCGAAACAGCTTCGGCGTTGTAAGGTTAAGCCTCACGGTTCATTAGTATCGGTTAGCTCAACGCATCGCTGCGCTTACACACCCGACCTATCAACGTCGTAGTCTTCAACGTTCCTTCAGGACCCTTAAAGGGTCAGGGAGAACTCATCTCGGGGCAAGTTTCGTGCTTAGATGCTTTCAGCACTTATCTTTTCCGCATTTAGCTACCGGGCAATGCCATTGGCATGACAACCCGAACACCAGTGATGCGTCCACTCCGGTCCTCTCGTACTAGGAGCAGCCCCCTCAATTCTCCAGCGCCCACGGCAGATAGGGACCGAACTGTCTCACGACGTTCTAAACCCAGCTCGCGTACCACTTTAAATGGCGAACAGCCATACCCTTGGGACCTACTTCAGCCCCAGGATGTGATGAGCCGACATCGAGGTGCCAAACACCGCCGTCGATATGAACTCTTGGGCGGTATCAGCCTGTTATCCCCGGAGTACCTTTTATCCGTTGAGCGATGGCCCTTCCATTCAGAACCACCGGATCACTATGACCTGCTTTCGCACCTGCTCGAGCCGTCACTCTCGCAGTCAAGCTAGCTTATGCCATTGCACTAACCTCCTGATGTCCGACCAGGATTAGCTAACCTTCGTGCTCCTCCGTTACTCTTTGGGAGGAGACCGCCCCAGTCAAACTACCCACCAGACACTGTCCGCAACCCGGATTACGGGTCTACGTTAGAACACCAGCCATTAAAGGGTGGTATTTCAAGGTCGGCTCCACGCAGACTGGCGTCCACGCTTCAAAGCCTCCCACCTATCCTACACATCAAGGACCAGTGTTCAGTGTCAAGCTATAGTAAAGGTTCACGGGGTCTTTCCGTCTTGCCGCGGGTACACTGCATCTTCACAGCGAGTTCAATTTCACTGAGTCTCGGGTGGAGACAGCCTGGCCATCATTACGCCATTCGTGCAGGTCGGAACTTACCCGACAAGGAATTTCGCTACCTTAGGACCGTTATAGTTACGGCCGCCGTTTACCGGGGCTTCGATCAAGAGCTTCGCGTTGCCGCTAACCCCATCAATTAACCTTCCGGCACCGGGCAGGCGTCACACCGTATACGTCCACTTTCGTGTTTGCACAGTGCTGTGTTTTTAATAAACAGTTGCAGCCAGCTGGTATCTTCGACTGATTTCAGCTCCACCCGCAGGGGCTTCACCTACATATCAGCGTGCCTTCTCCCGAAGTTACGGCACCATTTTGCCTAGTTCCTTCACCCGAGTTCTCTCAAGCGCCTTGGTATTCTCTACCTGACCACCTGTGTCGGTTTGGGGTACGATTTGATGTTACCTGATGCTTAGAGGCTTTTCCTGGAAGCAGGGCATTTGTTACTTCAGCACCGTAGTGCCTCGTCATCACACCTCAGCGTTAATAAACGACCGGATTTACCTAATCGTTCCGCCTACATGCTTAAACCGGGACAACCGTCGCCCGGCTAACATAGCCTTCTCCGTCCCCCCTTCGCAGTAACACCAAGTACAGGAATATTAACCTGTTTCCCATCGACTACGCCTTTCGGCCTCGCCTTAGGGGTCGACTCACCCTGCCCCGATTAACGTTGGACAGGAACCCTTGGTCTTCCGGCGAGCGGGCTTTTCACCCGCTTTATCGTTACTTATGTCAGCATTCGCACTTCTGATACCTCCAGCATGCCTCACAGCACACCTTCAACGGCTTACAGAACGCTCCCCTACCCAACAACGCATAAGCGTCGCTGCCGCAGCTTCGGTGCATGGTTTAGCCCCGTTACATCTTCCGCGCAGGCCGACTCGACCAGTGAGCTATTACGCTTTCTTTAAATGATGGCTGCTTCTAAGCCAACATCCTGGCTGTCTGTGCCTTCCCACATCGTTTCCCACTTAACCATGACTTTGGGACCTTAGCTGGCGGTCTGGGTTGTTTCCCTCTTCACGACGGACGTTAGCACCCGCCGTGTGTCTCCCGTGATAACATTCTTCGGTATTCGTAGTTTGCATCGGGTTGGTAAGCCGGGATGGCCCCCTAGCCGAAACAGTGCTCTACCCCCGAAGATGAGTTCACGAGGCGCTACCTAAATAGCTTTCGGGGAGAACCAGCTATCTCCCGGTTTGATTGGCCTTTCACCCCCAGCCACAAGTCATCCGCTAATTTTTCAACATTAGTCGGTTCGGTCCTCCAGTTAGTGTTACCCAACCTTCAACCTGCCCATGGCTAGATCACCGGGTTTCGGGTCTATACCCTGCAACTTAACGCCCAGTTAAGACTCGGTTTCCCTTCGGCTCCCCTATACGGTTAACCTTGCTACAGAATATAAGTCGCTGACCCATTATACAAAAGGTACGCAGTCACACCACAAGGGTGCTCCCACTGCTTGTACGTACACGGTTTCAGGTTCTTTTTCACTCCCCTCGCCGGGGTTCTTTTCGCCTTTCCCTCACGGTACTGGTTCACTATCGGTCAGTCAGGAGTATTTAGCCTTGGAGGATGGTCCCCCCATATTCAGACAGGATACCACGTGTCCCGCCCTACTCTTCGAGCTCACAACCTGTGTGCTTTCGTGTACGGGGCTGTCACCCTGTATCGCCGGACTTTCCAGACCGTTCCACTAACACACAAGCTGATTCAGACTCTGGGCTGCTCCCCGTTCGCTCGCCGCTACTGGGGGAATCTCGGTTGATTTCTTTTCCTCGGGGTACTTAGATGTTTCAGTTCCCCCGGTTCGCCTCGTTAACCTATGTATTCAGTTAACGATAGTGTGACGAATCACACTGGGTTTCCCCATTCGGACATCGCCGGGTCAAAGGTTCATATCACCTCGCCGGCGCTTTTCGCAGATTAGCACGTCCTTCATCGCCTCTGACTGCCAGGGCATCCACCGTGTACGCTTAGTCGCTTAACCTCACAACCCGAAGATGTTTCTTTCGATTCATCATCAAATTGCGAAAATTTGAGAGACTCGAACACACCATTAAAGATGTGTCGTTTCAATTTTCAGCTTGATCCAGATTTTTAAAGAGCAAAACTTCTTAATGCACTCAAAAGTACATTCAGAAGTTCATCATTCATCAGACAATCTGTGTGGACACTACAAAGGCAGGTTCTTTAAGGTAAGGAGGTGATCCAACCGCAGGTTCCCCTACGGTTACCTTGTTACGACTTCACCCCAGTCATGAATCACAAAGTGGTAAGCGCCCTCCCGAAGGTTAAGCTACCTACTTCTTTTGCAACCCACTCCCATGGTGTGACGGGCGGTGTGTACAAGGCCCGGGAACGTATTCACCGTAGCATTCTGATCTACGATTACTAGCGATTCCGACTTCATGGAGTCGAGTTGCAGACTCCAATCCGGACTACGACGCACTTTATGAGGTCCGCTTGCTCTCGCGAGGTCGCTTCTCTTTGTATGCGCCATTGTAGCACGTGTGTAGCCCTACTCGTAAGGGCCATGATGACTTGACGTCATCCCCACCTTCCTCCAGTTTATCACTGGCAGTCTCTTTTGAGTTCCCGGCCGGACCGCTGGCAACAAAGGATAAGGGTTGCGCTCGTTGCGGGACTTAACCCAACATTTCACAACACGAGCTGACGACAGCCATGCAGCACCTGTCTCAGAGTTCCCGAAGGCACCAATCCATCTCTGGAAAGTTCTCTGGATGTCAAGAGTAGGTAAGGTTCTTCGCGTTGCATCGAATTAAACCACATGCTCCACCGCTTGTGCGGGCCCCCGTCAATTCATTTGAGTTTTAACCTTGCGGCCGTACTCCCCAGGCGGTCGACTTAACGCGTTAGCTCCGGAAGCCACGCCTCAAGGGCACAACCTCCAAGTCGACATCGTTTACGGCGTGGACTACCAGGGTATCTAATCCTGTTTGCTCCCCACGCTTTCGCACCTGAGCGTCAGTCTTTGTCCAGGGAGCCGCCTTCGCCACCGGTATTCCTCCAGATCTCTACGCATTTCACCGCTACACCTGGAATTCTACCCCCCTCTACAAGACTCTAGCCTGCCAGTTTCGAATGCAGTTCCCAGGTTGAGCCCGGGGATTTCACATCCGACTTGACAGACCGCCTGCGTGCGCTTTACGCCCAGTAATTCCGATTAACGCTTGCACCCTCCGTATTACCGCGGCTGCTGGCACGGAGTTAGCCGGTGCTTCTTCTGCGGGTAACGTCAATCGACAAGGTTATTAACCTTATCGCCTTCCTCCCCGCTGAAAGTACTTTACAACCCGAAGGCCTTCTTCATACACGCGGCATGGCTGCATCAGGCTTGCGCCCATTGTGCAATATTCCCCACTGCTGCCTCCCGTAGGAGTCTGGACCGTGTCTCAGTTCCAGTGTGGCTGGTCATCCTCTCAGACCAGCTAGGGATCGTCGCCTAGGTGAGCCGTTACCCCACCTACTAGCTAATCCCATCTGGGCACATCTGATGGCAAGAGGCCCGAAGGTCCCCCTCTTTGGTCTTGCGACGTTATGCGGTATTAGCTACCGTTTCCAGTAGTTATCCCCCTCCATCAGGCAGTTTCCCAGACATTACTCACCCGTCCGCCGCTCGTCACCCAGGAGCAAGCTCCCTGTGCTACCGCTCGACTTGCATGTGTTAGGCCTGCCGCCAGCGTTCAATCTGAGCCATGATCAAACTCTTCAATTTAAGTTTGATGCTCGTGAATTAAACTTCGTAATGAATTACGTATGTTCACTCAGAGACTTGGTATTCATTTTTCGTCTTGCGACGTTAAGAATCCATGTCACTTTGAGTGCCCACACAGATTGTCTGATAAATTGTTAAAGAGCAGTGCAACGCGGCTTTCTCTCACCGTTGCGAGGTGGCGTATATTACGCTTTCCTCTTTCAGAGTCAACCCGTTATTTCAGGATTTTTTCTCTTCAACCGAACCGCTTGTTGTGTGAAGTGATTCACATCCGCCGTGTCGATGGAGGCGCATTATAGGGAGTTATCAGCTGGCCGCAACCGCTAAATGACAGAAAAATGACTGACTGCTGCATTCCACAGCAAAACCCCGCCTTATACCTTTTTACACACAGACTTATCCACAATGATACGAAAAAGTGAAAATGTGCGAGCGTTGCGCAAACGTTTTCGTTAAAATGCTCGCGCTTAATAAGGATGCCCCGTCAGGTGTGTTAGATGAGTTTTTCGCAGGAAAATTCATCTAACGCTCTCTGTAATCGTGAAATCCAGGGGATTTACCATGCAACAACGTCGTCCAGTCCGCCGCGCTCTGCTCAGTGTTTCTGATAAAGCCGGTATCGTCGAATTCGCTCAGGCACTTTCCGCACGCGGTGTGGAGCTGCTTTCTACAGGCGGTACCGCTCGCCTGTTAGCAGATAAAGGTCTGCCGGTAACCGAAGTGTCCGATTACACCGGTTTCCCGGAAATGATGGATGGACGCGTCAAAACTCTGCACCCGAAAGTGCACGGCGGTATTCTTGGCCGTCGCGGTCAGGACGACGCCATTATG encodes the following:
- the aceA gene encoding isocitrate lyase — its product is MKTRTQQIEELKKEWTQPRWEGIRRPYSAEEVVKLRGSVNPECTLAQNGAAKMWKLLHGGSKKGYINSLGALTGGQALQQAKAGIEAIYLSGWQVAADANLASSMYPDQSLYPANSVPSVVDRINNTFRRADQIQWAAGIEPNDPRFTDYFLPIVADAEAGFGGVLNAFELMKSMIEAGAAAVHFEDQLASVKKCGHMGGKVLVPTQEAIQKLVAARLAADVLGVPTLVIARTDADAADLITSDCDPYDSEFITGERTSEGFYRTHAGIEQAISRGLAYAPYADLVWCETSTPDLALAKRFADAIHAKYPGKLLAYNCSPSFNWQKKLDDKTIASFQQQLSDMGYKYQFITLAGIHSMWFNMFDLAHAYAQGEGMKHYVEKVQQPEFAAGKDGYTFVSHQQEVGTGYFDNVTTIIQGGTSSVTALTGSTEEAQF
- the aceB gene encoding malate synthase A; translated protein: MTQQATTVDELVFTKPYGEQEQQVLTAEAVEFLTELVTRFTPQRNKLLAARIHQQQEIDDGKLPGFISETASIRRGEWKIRGIPEDLQDRRVEITGPVERKMVINAMNANVKVFMADFEDSLAPDWRKVIEGQINLRDAVNGTISYTNEAGKIYQLKPNPAVLICRVRGLHLPEKHVTWRGEAIPGSLFDFALYFFHNYKNLLAKGSGPYFYLPKTQAWQEAAWWSEVFSYAEDRFNLPRGTIKATLLIETLPAVFQMNEILHALRDHIVGLNCGRWDYIFSYIKTLKNYPDRVLPDRQVVTMDKPFLSAYSRLLIKTCHKRGAFAMGGMAAFIPSKDAERNNQVLNKVKADKELEARNGHDGTWIAHPGLADTAMEVFNRVLGDNKNQLFVTREDDAPTAEEQLLAPCAGERTEEGMRANIRVAVQYIEAWISGNGCVPIYGLMEDAATAEISRTSIWQWIHHQKTLSNGKPVTKSLFRQMLAEEMRVIQDELGEHRFSSGRFDDAARLMEQITTSDDLIDFLTLPGYRFLA
- the metA gene encoding homoserine O-acetyltransferase MetA, whose product is MPIRVQDELPAVNFLREENVFVMTASRATGQEIRPLKVLILNLMPKKIETENQFLRLLSNSPLQVDIQLLRIDARESRNTPSEHLNNFYCNFDDIQGENFDGLIVTGAPLGLVEFNDVAYWPQIKQVLEWAKDHVTSTLFVCWAVQAALNILYGIPKQTRTEKLSGVYEHHILHPHALLTRGFDDSFLAPHSRYADFPAQLIRDYTDLEILAETEDGDAYLFASKDKRIAFVTGHPEYDPHTLASEYFRDVEAGLNPDVPYNYFPKDDPQNKPRATWRSHGNLLFTNWLNYYVYQITPYDLRHMNPTLE